In Paraburkholderia phenazinium, one DNA window encodes the following:
- a CDS encoding ABC transporter permease — MIEIIQEYWRNYLYSDGYRFTGLVITLWLLVVSIGLGFCLSIPLSVARVSKKKWLSGLVWLYTYVFRGTPLYVQLLLCYTGLYSLEVIRNHELTNAFFRDGMHCTLLAFTLNTCAYTTEIFAGAIRATPYGEIEAARAYGMSPFTLYRRVILPSALRRALPYYSNEVILMLHATTVAFTATVPDILKIARDVNSATYQSFNAFGLAALLYLVISFTLVWLFRRAERRWLAYLRPQGK, encoded by the coding sequence ATGATCGAGATCATTCAGGAATACTGGCGCAACTACCTCTATAGCGACGGCTACCGCTTCACCGGCCTCGTGATCACGTTGTGGCTGCTGGTGGTGTCGATCGGCCTCGGCTTCTGCCTGTCGATTCCGCTCTCGGTCGCGCGCGTCTCGAAGAAGAAGTGGCTCTCGGGTCTGGTGTGGCTCTATACGTATGTGTTCCGCGGCACGCCGCTCTACGTGCAGTTGCTGCTCTGCTACACCGGCCTCTACAGCCTCGAAGTGATCCGCAATCACGAGCTCACCAACGCGTTCTTCCGCGACGGCATGCATTGCACGCTGCTCGCGTTCACGCTGAACACCTGCGCGTACACCACGGAGATCTTTGCCGGCGCCATCCGGGCGACACCGTACGGCGAGATCGAAGCCGCACGGGCCTATGGCATGTCGCCGTTCACGCTGTACCGGCGCGTGATCCTGCCGTCCGCCCTGCGCCGCGCGCTGCCTTACTACAGCAATGAAGTGATCCTGATGCTGCACGCCACGACGGTCGCCTTCACCGCCACCGTGCCGGACATCCTGAAGATCGCCCGCGACGTGAACTCGGCGACCTACCAGTCGTTCAACGCGTTCGGCCTCGCTGCCCTGCTCTACCTGGTTATTTCTTTCACGCTCGTGTGGCTGTTCCGCCGCGCCGAGCGCCGCTGGCTCGCTTATTTGCGGCCGCAAGGCAAATAA
- a CDS encoding aldehyde dehydrogenase family protein — protein MEEAKHFIGSEWVAPAGGETIPVLDPSDGQPFTQLARGNAADIEAAVQAARRAFEGPWGAASAAHRGRVLYRLSMLVASRHEELAQLEARDTGKPLRQARADAAALARYFEFYAGAADKLHGETLPYQTGYTVFTVREPHGVTGHIVPWNYPMQIFGRSVGAALAVGNACVVKPAEDACLSVLRVAELAVEAGLPAGALNIVTGYGHEAGAALARHAGIDHISFTGSPQTGKLVVQMAAENHVPVTLELGGKSPQIVFADADLDAALPVLVSAIVQNAGQTCSAGSRVLIERAIYEPLLDRLGAAFSALRVGPAHADLDCGPLISAKQQQRVWDFLSDAHHDRIAMAAHGEVIHEAPETGFYQAPTLLRDVPPDHRLAQEEVFGPVLAAMSFADEDEAVALANGTPYGLVAGIWTRDGGRQLRLARRVRSGQVFINNYGAGGGVELPFGGVGHSGHGREKGFEALYGFTVLKTVAIRHG, from the coding sequence ATGGAAGAAGCGAAACACTTCATCGGCAGCGAATGGGTCGCCCCAGCCGGGGGCGAAACGATTCCGGTGCTCGATCCGTCTGACGGACAGCCCTTCACGCAATTGGCCCGCGGCAACGCGGCGGATATCGAGGCCGCGGTACAGGCGGCGCGGCGCGCTTTCGAAGGCCCGTGGGGCGCCGCCAGCGCCGCGCACCGGGGCCGGGTGCTGTACCGCCTGTCCATGCTGGTCGCCTCCCGCCACGAAGAGCTGGCGCAACTCGAAGCACGCGACACCGGCAAGCCGTTGCGCCAGGCGCGCGCGGACGCGGCTGCGCTGGCCCGCTATTTCGAGTTCTACGCCGGCGCCGCCGACAAGCTGCACGGCGAAACCCTGCCCTATCAAACAGGCTATACCGTCTTCACCGTGCGCGAGCCGCACGGCGTGACCGGCCACATCGTGCCGTGGAATTACCCGATGCAGATCTTCGGCCGCAGCGTCGGCGCGGCGCTGGCGGTGGGCAATGCCTGCGTCGTCAAACCGGCGGAGGACGCCTGCCTGTCGGTGCTGCGGGTCGCCGAACTGGCCGTCGAAGCCGGCTTGCCGGCCGGCGCGCTGAACATCGTGACCGGCTACGGCCACGAAGCGGGCGCGGCGCTCGCGCGTCATGCGGGCATCGACCATATCTCCTTCACCGGCTCGCCGCAGACCGGCAAGCTGGTCGTGCAGATGGCGGCCGAGAATCACGTGCCCGTCACGCTCGAACTGGGCGGCAAGTCGCCGCAGATCGTGTTCGCCGACGCCGATCTCGACGCCGCCTTGCCCGTGCTCGTCTCGGCGATCGTGCAGAACGCCGGGCAGACCTGTTCGGCGGGCAGCCGCGTGCTGATCGAGCGCGCCATCTACGAGCCCTTGCTCGACCGCCTGGGCGCCGCGTTCAGCGCCTTGCGCGTGGGGCCGGCGCACGCCGATCTCGACTGCGGGCCGCTCATCAGCGCCAAACAGCAGCAACGCGTGTGGGACTTTCTCTCCGACGCGCATCACGACCGCATCGCCATGGCGGCGCACGGCGAGGTCATCCACGAGGCGCCGGAAACCGGCTTCTATCAGGCGCCCACGCTGCTGCGCGATGTGCCGCCGGATCACCGTCTCGCGCAAGAGGAAGTGTTCGGTCCGGTGCTTGCCGCGATGTCCTTCGCCGACGAAGACGAAGCGGTGGCGCTCGCAAACGGCACGCCGTATGGGCTCGTCGCGGGCATCTGGACGCGCGATGGCGGCCGCCAGTTGCGCCTCGCGCGGCGGGTGCGGTCGGGCCAGGTGTTCATCAACAACTACGGCGCGGGTGGCGGCGTCGAACTGCCGTTCGGCGGTGTCGGGCATTCCGGCCACGGCCGCGAAAAAGGCTTCGAGGCGCTCTACGGCTTTACGGTACTGAAGACGGTCGCGATCCGGCACGGCTAG
- the glnK gene encoding P-II family nitrogen regulator yields MKRITAVIKPFKLDEVREALAEVGLTGLTVTEVKGFGRQKGHTELYRGAEYVVDFLPKVKIEVVVANDQCDQVIDAIIGAARTGKIGDGKIFVAEVERVIRIRTGEENEAAV; encoded by the coding sequence ATGAAACGCATCACTGCAGTCATCAAACCCTTCAAGCTCGACGAAGTCCGCGAAGCGCTCGCCGAAGTCGGCCTGACCGGGCTGACGGTGACCGAAGTCAAAGGCTTTGGACGCCAGAAAGGTCACACGGAGCTGTATCGCGGCGCCGAATATGTGGTCGACTTCCTGCCGAAAGTGAAGATCGAAGTGGTGGTGGCGAACGATCAGTGCGATCAGGTGATCGACGCGATCATCGGCGCGGCGCGCACCGGCAAGATTGGCGACGGCAAGATCTTCGTGGCGGAAGTGGAGCGGGTGATCCGCATTCGCACCGGTGAGGAAAACGAAGCAGCGGTCTGA
- a CDS encoding NAD+ synthase, with protein MKTRIALAQLNVTVGDFAGNVAKLVAAARAAHNDGAKLLVAPELALSGYPPEDLLLRPAFYAASAAALADLAAQLKPFAGLHVVVGHPHRDAAHGHGKANAPIERGVPPVDTFNAASLIVDGEVVGTYLKQDLPNSEVFDEKRYFASDPKPFVFELDGVKYGIVICEDVWHAPAAQQAKAAGAQVLLIPNGSPYHLNKEAVRVDILRARIRETGLPMVYVNMVGAQDELVFDGGSFVLDGHGEMVAKMAQFEEGHAIVEFDGARPVPTTVAPEQSLEAQVYAALVMGVRDYINKNGFPGALIGLSGGVDSALVLAVACDALGAERVRAVMMPSRYTADISTTDAAEMARRVGVRYDEIAIAPMFDAFRTSLADEFAGRAEDATEENIQARIRGTLLMALSNKFGSIVLTTGNKSEMAVGYCTLYGDMAGGFAVIKDIAKTLVYRLCHYRNAATTFAKQDIIPERILTRAPSAELRENQTDQDSLPPYEVLDAIMRMYMEEDRSLAEIIAAGYAVDDVKRVTRLIKINEYKRRQAPIGIRVTHRAFGRDWRYPITSRYTEPVE; from the coding sequence ATGAAGACCCGAATCGCTCTTGCTCAACTCAATGTCACTGTCGGCGACTTCGCCGGCAACGTCGCGAAGCTTGTCGCCGCCGCCCGCGCCGCGCACAACGATGGTGCGAAGCTGCTCGTCGCGCCGGAACTCGCGCTCTCCGGCTATCCGCCCGAAGACCTGCTGCTGCGTCCCGCTTTCTATGCCGCCAGTGCCGCGGCGCTGGCCGATCTCGCCGCGCAACTGAAGCCGTTCGCCGGCTTGCACGTGGTGGTCGGCCATCCGCACCGCGACGCCGCGCACGGCCATGGTAAAGCAAACGCGCCAATCGAGCGCGGCGTGCCGCCGGTCGATACCTTCAACGCCGCGTCGCTGATCGTCGACGGCGAGGTAGTGGGCACCTATCTGAAACAGGACCTGCCCAACAGCGAGGTGTTCGACGAGAAGCGCTACTTCGCGTCGGACCCGAAGCCGTTCGTCTTCGAGCTGGACGGCGTCAAGTACGGCATCGTGATCTGCGAGGACGTCTGGCACGCGCCGGCGGCCCAGCAGGCCAAGGCGGCCGGCGCCCAGGTGCTGCTGATTCCGAACGGCTCGCCGTATCACCTGAACAAGGAAGCGGTGCGGGTCGACATCCTGCGGGCACGGATTCGCGAGACCGGTCTGCCGATGGTCTACGTGAACATGGTCGGCGCCCAGGACGAACTGGTGTTCGACGGCGGCTCGTTCGTGCTGGACGGCCACGGCGAAATGGTCGCGAAGATGGCGCAGTTCGAGGAAGGGCATGCGATCGTCGAATTCGACGGCGCGCGTCCCGTGCCCACCACGGTGGCGCCCGAGCAATCGCTGGAGGCGCAGGTCTACGCGGCGCTCGTGATGGGCGTGCGCGACTACATCAACAAGAACGGCTTTCCGGGCGCGCTCATTGGCCTGTCCGGCGGCGTGGATTCGGCGCTGGTGCTGGCCGTGGCGTGCGACGCGCTCGGCGCCGAGCGGGTGCGCGCCGTGATGATGCCGTCGCGCTACACGGCGGATATCTCCACCACCGACGCCGCCGAGATGGCGCGCCGGGTCGGCGTGCGCTACGACGAGATCGCGATTGCGCCGATGTTCGACGCCTTCCGCACCTCGCTTGCCGACGAATTCGCCGGCCGCGCGGAAGATGCCACCGAGGAAAACATCCAGGCACGGATTCGCGGCACGTTGTTGATGGCGTTGTCGAACAAGTTCGGCTCGATCGTATTGACCACGGGCAACAAGAGCGAGATGGCGGTCGGCTATTGCACGCTGTACGGCGACATGGCCGGCGGCTTCGCGGTGATCAAGGACATCGCCAAGACGCTGGTGTACCGTCTGTGCCATTACCGCAACGCGGCTACCACCTTCGCGAAGCAGGACATCATCCCGGAGCGGATTCTCACGCGCGCGCCGTCGGCCGAACTGCGCGAGAACCAGACCGACCAGGACAGCCTGCCGCCGTATGAGGTGCTTGACGCCATCATGCGCATGTACATGGAAGAAGACCGCTCGCTCGCCGAGATCATCGCCGCGGGCTATGCGGTGGACGATGTGAAGCGCGTCACGCGCCTCATCAAGATCAACGAGTACAAGCGCCGTCAGGCGCCGATCGGCATTCGCGTGACCCATCGCGCGTTCGGCCGCGACTGGCGTTATCCGATCACTTCGCGCTACACCGAACCGGTCGAATGA
- a CDS encoding GIY-YIG nuclease family protein: MPWFLYLIECADGSVYTGIAVDVQARFEKHVSGTGARYTRSRKPVQVLASFELADRSSASSAEYWVKRLSPPEKRALAAGVRTLESVLPVVVIQEEAEAEAATEAKESDNA, encoded by the coding sequence ATGCCGTGGTTTCTCTATCTGATCGAATGCGCCGACGGCAGTGTTTATACCGGCATTGCGGTGGATGTGCAGGCACGCTTCGAGAAGCATGTCAGCGGTACGGGGGCGCGGTATACGCGCTCGCGTAAGCCGGTGCAGGTGCTGGCCTCGTTCGAACTCGCGGACCGGTCGAGCGCGTCGAGCGCGGAGTACTGGGTCAAGCGGCTCTCGCCACCGGAGAAGCGGGCGCTGGCAGCGGGTGTGCGCACGCTTGAATCCGTGTTGCCAGTGGTGGTGATTCAAGAGGAAGCGGAGGCGGAAGCGGCGACCGAAGCTAAAGAGTCGGATAACGCCTAG
- a CDS encoding SDR family oxidoreductase, translating into MRLTGKTAIVTGGGSGFGEGIARTYAREGANVVINDLNAAAAERVASDIALAGGKAIAVPGDVTLGADWERLRQAALEDFGSVQVVVNNAGTTHRNKPVLDVTEAEFDRVYAVNVKSLYWSVQAFVPYFREQGGGVFINIASTAGVRPRPGLVWYNGSKGAVIIASKALAAELGPDRIRVNCVNPVMGETGLLTEFMGVEDTPENRKRFLAGIPLGRFSTPQDIANACLYLASDEADFVTGVCLEVDGGRCV; encoded by the coding sequence ATGCGGTTGACAGGTAAAACGGCCATCGTCACGGGTGGCGGCTCGGGTTTCGGCGAGGGCATTGCCAGGACCTACGCGCGCGAAGGCGCGAACGTCGTGATCAACGATCTGAACGCCGCGGCGGCCGAGCGCGTCGCGAGCGACATCGCGCTGGCGGGCGGCAAGGCCATTGCGGTGCCAGGAGACGTCACGCTTGGCGCCGACTGGGAGCGTCTGCGCCAAGCCGCGCTCGAGGACTTCGGCAGCGTGCAGGTGGTCGTCAACAATGCCGGTACCACGCATCGCAACAAGCCCGTGCTCGACGTGACGGAGGCCGAGTTCGACCGTGTCTACGCGGTCAACGTGAAGAGCCTCTACTGGAGCGTGCAGGCATTCGTGCCGTACTTTCGCGAGCAAGGCGGCGGCGTGTTCATCAACATCGCCTCGACCGCGGGCGTGCGGCCGCGTCCGGGGCTCGTCTGGTACAACGGCAGCAAAGGCGCGGTGATCATCGCCAGCAAGGCGCTCGCCGCCGAACTGGGACCGGACCGGATCCGCGTGAATTGCGTGAATCCCGTGATGGGCGAAACCGGACTGCTGACTGAGTTCATGGGCGTCGAAGATACGCCGGAGAACCGCAAGCGCTTCCTGGCCGGCATTCCACTCGGCCGCTTCTCGACACCGCAGGACATCGCCAATGCCTGTCTCTATCTGGCGTCGGACGAAGCGGATTTCGTCACCGGCGTGTGCCTGGAGGTGGACGGCGGGCGCTGCGTGTAG
- the ppa gene encoding inorganic diphosphatase has product MSFNHVPAGKDLPQDFNVIIEIPAQSDPVKYEADKDLGLLVVDRFISTGMRYPANYGFIPQTLSGDGDPVDVLVITPFPLLAGSVVRARALGMLQMTDESGVDAKLIAVPHDKVCPMTASLKSIDDVPSYLKDQIKHFFEQYKALEKGKWVKVEGWADVEAAHKEITEGVANYKK; this is encoded by the coding sequence ATGAGCTTCAATCACGTCCCCGCAGGCAAAGACCTTCCGCAAGATTTCAACGTCATCATCGAAATCCCGGCGCAAAGCGATCCGGTCAAGTACGAAGCAGACAAGGATCTGGGCCTGCTCGTCGTCGACCGTTTCATCAGCACCGGCATGCGCTATCCCGCCAACTACGGCTTCATTCCGCAGACGCTGTCCGGTGACGGCGACCCGGTCGACGTGCTGGTGATCACGCCGTTCCCGCTGCTGGCCGGCTCGGTCGTGCGCGCGCGCGCGCTCGGCATGCTGCAGATGACGGACGAATCCGGCGTCGACGCCAAGCTGATCGCCGTGCCGCACGACAAGGTCTGCCCGATGACGGCGAGCCTGAAGTCGATCGACGACGTGCCGTCGTACCTGAAAGACCAGATCAAGCACTTCTTCGAGCAATACAAGGCGCTGGAGAAAGGCAAGTGGGTGAAGGTCGAAGGCTGGGCGGACGTCGAAGCCGCTCACAAGGAAATCACTGAAGGCGTGGCGAACTACAAGAAGTAA
- a CDS encoding MFS transporter translates to MASPANPLHHPGAGAPPSTFEEATYRKVAWRLTPLLMLCYVVAYLDRVNVGFAKLQMTTDLNLSDAVYGFGAGIFFVGYFLFEIPSNVIMHKVGARVWIARIMVSWGVISMLTMFVTTPTLFYVMRFLLGLAEAGFFPGIILYLTYWYPAHRRGRMTTWFMTAIALSGVIGGPVSGYILKTFNGANGWHGWQWLFLLEGIPSIVVGILVFVLLDDRIAKASWLTPEERQLLESNIATEDAAKHDLPIRTVLASPRVWLMSLIYFSFVMGLYGVSFWLPTIIKATGVTDAFMIGLLSAIPFAAAVVGMVLVSRSADRKRERRWHIALPAVAGAVGLVLSVVWAHNTLLAMVSLTLATMGILTTLPLFWSLPTAFLAGTGAAAGIAMINSIGNLAGFLSPYAVGWLKQATAANDSGMYMLAAFMVLGGLLALSVPAKLVNK, encoded by the coding sequence GTGGCAAGTCCTGCGAATCCGCTTCATCATCCCGGCGCGGGGGCGCCGCCCTCCACCTTCGAAGAGGCGACCTACCGCAAGGTGGCGTGGCGTCTCACGCCGCTATTGATGCTGTGCTACGTGGTCGCCTATCTCGATCGGGTCAACGTCGGCTTCGCCAAGCTGCAGATGACCACCGACCTGAACCTGAGCGACGCGGTCTACGGCTTCGGGGCCGGCATCTTCTTCGTCGGCTACTTCCTGTTCGAGATCCCGAGCAACGTGATCATGCACAAGGTCGGCGCGCGCGTGTGGATTGCCCGCATCATGGTGTCGTGGGGCGTGATCTCCATGTTGACGATGTTCGTCACCACGCCCACCCTGTTCTATGTGATGCGCTTTCTGCTCGGGCTCGCCGAGGCGGGCTTCTTCCCCGGCATCATCCTGTATCTGACCTACTGGTATCCGGCGCATCGGCGCGGCCGCATGACCACCTGGTTCATGACCGCGATTGCGCTGTCGGGCGTGATCGGCGGGCCGGTGTCGGGCTATATCCTCAAGACCTTCAACGGCGCCAACGGCTGGCATGGCTGGCAGTGGCTGTTCCTGCTCGAAGGCATTCCGTCGATCGTCGTCGGCATCCTCGTGTTCGTCCTGCTCGACGACCGCATCGCCAAAGCCAGCTGGCTCACGCCGGAAGAGCGGCAACTGCTCGAAAGCAATATCGCCACCGAGGACGCCGCCAAGCACGACCTGCCGATCCGCACGGTGCTCGCGAGTCCGCGCGTCTGGCTGATGAGCCTGATCTACTTCTCGTTCGTGATGGGCCTCTATGGCGTGAGCTTCTGGCTGCCCACCATCATCAAGGCAACCGGCGTCACCGATGCGTTCATGATCGGCCTGCTCTCGGCGATTCCGTTCGCCGCCGCGGTGGTGGGCATGGTGCTGGTCTCGCGCAGCGCGGACCGCAAGCGCGAGCGGCGCTGGCATATCGCGCTGCCGGCGGTGGCGGGGGCGGTGGGCCTGGTGCTGTCGGTGGTGTGGGCTCACAACACGTTGCTGGCGATGGTGTCCCTCACGCTCGCGACCATGGGTATCCTCACGACGCTGCCACTCTTCTGGAGTCTGCCGACGGCATTCCTCGCCGGCACCGGCGCAGCAGCGGGAATCGCAATGATCAATTCGATCGGCAATCTGGCCGGGTTCCTGAGTCCCTACGCGGTGGGCTGGCTCAAGCAGGCCACGGCCGCCAACGATTCGGGCATGTATATGCTGGCGGCGTTCATGGTGCTGGGCGGATTGCTGGCGCTGAGCGTGCCGGCAAAGCTCGTGAACAAGTAG
- a CDS encoding ABC transporter ATP-binding protein, whose amino-acid sequence MNTRKQKLFVDELHKQYGDNEVLKGVSLRANAGDVISVIGSSGSGKSTMLRCINFLEQPNSGRIFVDGEEVRTQKDKTGALKVSDPKQLQRVRTRLSMVFQHFNLWAHMSVLENIIEAPVHVLGLPRREAEERARQYLEKVGLAPRLEKQYPSHLSGGQQQRVAIARALAMHPDVMLFDEPTSALDPELVGEVLKVMQTLAEEGRTMIVVTHEMAFARNVSNHVMFLHQGRVEEEGHPDEVFRNTKSERLRQFLSGSLK is encoded by the coding sequence ATGAACACCAGGAAGCAAAAGCTCTTCGTCGACGAGCTGCATAAACAATACGGCGACAACGAAGTGCTCAAGGGCGTCTCGCTGCGCGCGAACGCCGGCGACGTCATCAGCGTGATCGGCTCGTCCGGCTCGGGCAAGAGCACGATGCTGCGCTGCATTAACTTTCTCGAGCAGCCCAACTCCGGGCGTATCTTCGTCGACGGCGAAGAGGTGCGTACGCAGAAAGACAAAACCGGCGCGCTGAAAGTCTCCGATCCCAAACAGTTGCAGCGCGTGCGCACCCGGCTCTCGATGGTGTTCCAGCACTTCAACCTGTGGGCGCACATGAGCGTGCTGGAGAACATCATTGAAGCGCCGGTCCACGTGCTCGGACTGCCGCGCCGCGAAGCCGAGGAACGCGCCCGTCAATACCTGGAAAAGGTCGGTCTCGCGCCGCGGCTGGAAAAGCAGTATCCGTCGCATCTGTCGGGCGGCCAGCAACAGCGGGTCGCGATTGCACGGGCGCTGGCGATGCATCCCGACGTCATGCTGTTCGACGAGCCGACCTCCGCGCTCGACCCGGAACTGGTGGGCGAAGTGCTGAAGGTCATGCAGACGCTCGCCGAGGAAGGCCGCACGATGATCGTCGTCACGCACGAGATGGCGTTCGCCCGCAACGTGTCGAATCACGTGATGTTCCTGCATCAGGGCCGGGTCGAAGAAGAGGGTCATCCCGACGAAGTATTCAGGAACACGAAGAGCGAACGGCTCAGGCAATTTCTCTCCGGCAGCCTCAAATAA
- a CDS encoding GNAT family N-acetyltransferase, giving the protein MNQQRFDYRTGILASPSEVDAAEWNALLAQQAQPTPFLRHEFLSALHTSQSAVADTGWAPQFVTLTDPRTDRLVAAAPVYLKGHSYGEYVFDWAWADAYKRNGLAYYPKLLCAVPFTPVQGNRLLAADPHALRHLAATLMAFAEQADVSSLHVLFPTAGEADALTELGMMQREGVQFHWLNDGYRDFDEFLSTLEQKKRKNIRAERRKVREAGVTMRRVRGEDISDAEWRFFAKCYRQTYREHFSSPYLNLEFFRTIGATMPENLLLVIAEYEGKPIASSLVVYQRDEKTGGTLYGRYWGALEHVPCLHFETAYYQPLEFCIEEKLGVFEGGAQGEHKMARGFLPTVTRSTHWLAHPAFSDAVARFLDSETNSIHAYVDELRDHNPFKS; this is encoded by the coding sequence TTGAACCAGCAACGCTTTGATTATCGCACGGGCATTCTGGCCTCGCCCTCCGAGGTGGACGCGGCAGAGTGGAACGCCCTCCTCGCCCAGCAAGCCCAGCCCACGCCGTTTCTGCGGCATGAGTTCCTGAGCGCGCTGCACACCAGCCAATCCGCGGTCGCCGATACCGGCTGGGCGCCGCAGTTCGTCACGCTGACCGACCCGCGCACGGACCGGCTGGTGGCCGCGGCGCCCGTGTACCTGAAGGGACACTCCTACGGCGAATACGTGTTCGACTGGGCCTGGGCCGACGCCTACAAGCGCAACGGCCTCGCCTACTATCCGAAGCTGCTGTGCGCCGTGCCGTTCACGCCGGTGCAGGGCAACCGGCTGCTGGCCGCGGATCCGCACGCGCTGCGCCACCTCGCCGCCACGCTGATGGCGTTTGCCGAACAGGCGGACGTGTCGTCGCTGCATGTGCTGTTTCCCACCGCCGGCGAAGCCGACGCGCTCACTGAACTCGGCATGATGCAGCGTGAGGGCGTGCAGTTTCACTGGCTGAACGACGGCTATCGCGACTTCGACGAGTTCCTCTCGACGCTCGAGCAGAAGAAACGCAAGAACATCCGCGCCGAACGCCGCAAGGTCCGCGAAGCGGGCGTCACGATGCGCCGCGTGCGCGGCGAAGACATCAGCGATGCCGAGTGGCGCTTCTTCGCCAAATGCTACAGGCAGACCTACCGCGAGCACTTTTCGAGTCCGTATCTGAATCTCGAGTTTTTCCGCACGATCGGCGCGACCATGCCGGAGAACCTGCTGCTGGTGATCGCGGAGTACGAGGGCAAGCCGATTGCGAGTTCGCTGGTGGTGTATCAGCGCGACGAAAAAACCGGCGGCACGCTGTACGGCCGCTACTGGGGCGCCCTCGAACACGTGCCGTGCCTGCACTTCGAGACCGCGTACTACCAGCCGCTCGAATTCTGCATCGAAGAGAAGCTCGGCGTGTTCGAAGGCGGCGCGCAAGGCGAACACAAGATGGCGCGCGGCTTTTTGCCCACCGTCACGCGCTCGACGCACTGGCTTGCCCATCCGGCTTTCTCCGACGCGGTGGCGCGCTTTCTCGACAGCGAGACGAACAGCATCCACGCTTACGTCGACGAGTTGCGCGACCATAATCCGTTCAAGAGCTAG
- a CDS encoding porin, with amino-acid sequence MKKALLAAALMSAGVVAHAQSSVTLYGRLDAGVEYISGLPNNSYNGSTSRVRLESGDWGTSLWGMKGVEDIGGGNKILFQLEGSFSTATGALGSAGSLWNRWATVGGSNDQFGTLLLGRELFISNGVWDFDPFGQSNWSSASLVRGRNWPQSSNNVSYQSPKFGGFDVYGQYSFSNSTSFNGGGGTPSTAAPGREDGLQLTYTNSLFQVRGLYDEIRNNVNGSLGDPSSGSVNGPFSFGREYFAGVNVFLGQFKIQAVYQGARTSGETGVPIGTPTTTDQEWGGVTWQATPAAALIAAVYHVNANNGAGNANIYTIGGSYNLSKRTLLDIQIATVRNSKTANFGLDANNAGAGGTVGGTAADPGTGGAAYNENPTPGHSQTGVYAGIQHSF; translated from the coding sequence ATGAAGAAAGCATTACTCGCCGCGGCGCTGATGTCGGCCGGTGTAGTTGCGCACGCTCAAAGCAGCGTGACGCTGTACGGTCGTCTGGATGCGGGTGTCGAATACATCAGCGGCCTTCCGAACAACAGCTACAACGGTTCCACGTCGCGTGTCCGCCTTGAAAGCGGCGACTGGGGCACGAGCCTGTGGGGCATGAAGGGTGTCGAAGACATCGGTGGCGGCAACAAGATCCTGTTCCAGTTGGAAGGCTCCTTCAGCACGGCGACCGGCGCACTCGGCTCGGCCGGCTCTCTCTGGAATCGCTGGGCGACAGTCGGCGGTTCGAATGACCAGTTCGGTACCCTGCTCCTCGGTCGCGAACTGTTCATCTCCAATGGCGTGTGGGACTTCGACCCGTTCGGTCAATCGAACTGGTCGTCGGCGTCGCTGGTCCGTGGCCGCAACTGGCCGCAATCGAGCAACAACGTTTCGTACCAGTCGCCGAAGTTCGGTGGCTTTGACGTGTACGGCCAGTACTCCTTCTCGAACTCCACGTCGTTTAACGGCGGCGGCGGCACCCCGAGCACAGCTGCACCGGGTCGTGAAGACGGCTTGCAACTGACCTACACGAACTCGCTGTTCCAGGTGCGTGGCCTGTACGACGAAATCCGCAACAACGTCAACGGCAGCCTCGGCGATCCGTCCTCGGGTTCGGTCAACGGTCCGTTCAGCTTCGGCCGCGAATACTTCGCCGGCGTGAACGTGTTCCTCGGTCAGTTCAAGATTCAGGCTGTGTACCAGGGTGCGCGTACTTCGGGCGAAACGGGTGTACCTATCGGCACGCCGACGACGACCGACCAGGAATGGGGTGGCGTGACGTGGCAAGCTACGCCGGCCGCAGCACTGATCGCAGCCGTGTATCACGTGAACGCGAACAACGGTGCAGGCAACGCGAACATCTACACGATTGGTGGTTCGTACAACCTGTCCAAGCGTACGTTGCTCGACATCCAGATCGCTACGGTGCGTAACAGCAAGACGGCTAACTTCGGCCTCGATGCGAACAACGCAGGCGCGGGCGGTACGGTTGGCGGTACGGCTGCCGATCCGGGTACGGGCGGTGCGGCATACAACGAAAACCCGACGCCTGGCCACAGCCAGACCGGTGTTTACGCAGGTATCCAGCACTCGTTCTAA